The sequence AGATAGTGGCTTTATGGAAGAATACTCTACTATATATCAAGGTAATAACGCTTGTCAAATGGGGAGTTTTAGCTATTCAAATGCGATTATTCCAAGACTAGATATCAAAATGGGAAGGTATTGCTCTATTGCTGTTGGGTTAAATTTCATAGCAGGAAAGCACCCTTTGGATACTATCTCAACTTCATCTTTTATCTATGATCCAAATTTTTATATCTTTAAAGATGCTAGTATAGAGCGTATCAAAAAGTCCAAAATATCAAAAATCATCTAAGCTACAAACTAGGAAATGCTCTAATACAAGCACATAAACAATGGTATAAAGGCGGATATATCAAATTTATATTTGAAGCCATAAAAATCAAAAAAGAGCATAATAAAACTAAAATATAGCTTTAAATTAAATTAGTGAGATAAAAATTTAAGCTTTTTAAGTAGAATTTCCCTTGCGATAGCAAAACCTTAAATTATATTTAAGGATTATGAGGTGGTGATGAATTTTAATCAAGAAGTCTATAATTTGTTAAGATTGATACCAAAAGGCAAGGTGGTTACATACTCTCAGATTGCGCTGTGTTTGGGTAATGTGAAGTTGGCTAGGGCTGTTGGCAACGCTCTACACAATAATCCCAACCCAAAGCTATACCCTTGCCACAGGGTAGTAAATCGCAAAGGCGAATTATCTAAGGCATTTGCGTTTGGTGGGAGTGGTGCGCAGATGAAAATGCTAGTTGATGAGAATACCCAATTTGATAGATTTAATCGTGTTAGGCTCGATATTTGCGGGTTTGATATTGAGAAATTTATAAAGTCTCAAAACTAGATGAATTGTTATAATCTTAATTTATTATTAAATATTTCTATTAGTTTTAATTTCTAATTTCATTTTTTTTTTTTTTTGATAAACTGCCTGCTTTTGAAATTAAATTTTAAAAGTTGGCAAAATGAAAAATATCATACTTCTTGGCGGTAGCAACTCTGTGATGGTAAATGGGCTACAAAAAGGTCTTAGAGAGTATGCGAATGTGACAAATTTGGCTTTAGGTGGTACTACTTCTTTACAAAATTTATATGAATTAAAACGAGAAAAAAATCAAGAAGCTATTAAAAATGCTGATTTGATAGTAACTGAATCTGTGATTAACGAATTAGATAATCATAATATTATAGAAAACCTTTCTTTAGAGATAATATTTAAAAATTTACAATATTTATACGCAACTTTATATGAGCTTAAAAAGCCGGTTTGTATATTGATTTTACCTTATAGGACTAGAGATTATCAGATAATTATCAATATGCATAGATTTTTGGCTAATTATTTTGGGTTAAATATTATAGATATGCAAAGTTATTATGAAAAAAGCGAGATAATCCAGTTTGGTAATAAATTTGGCGGTCATCAGCTTGCGATAGTTAATCGATATGTCGGCAAAGAGATTGCTAAAAATATTGATTGCTTTAAAGCTTCAAATAAGAATTTAGATCTCAATCTACCTGAATTTAAGATATTAACCCCACAAGATATGAAAAGAGTTGGGAATTTTAAGATTTTTAATCCTAAAAATTCAATGTATGATGAGATTGTTTATAGGCTAGAGAGCGATAATTATTTGAGTTTTGAAGGGTATGAAGGGTATCAAATTATTGGGATGCATGGTTGGAATTTGGAAATCAATGGAGAGATAACAAAATTAAATTGGGCTCAAACAATATCGCATTGTGCTTCTATACATTTAAAAAATAAGGATAAGAATATTGTTAAGCCAACTTCAAAGCTTAATATATTTTGCGAAATACAAGCCGAGCCGATAATAGATAGTAGTTTGATAGTCAAATTTAATGATGAAAATTTAGCAAATAGTGAATCTTATATTAACGCTCGTCCAAATACCACAAATAGCGTATCTTTACCATACTTCGATTTAATCGCATTTTTCTTATGTAAGCCAAATTCAAAAATGAAATTATTTGATTTAAACCTTATCCCAAGTGATAAAGATATAGAGATTGATAGGGATATAGACCGCTCTTATCTGATGCCAAATATCGTATTTTTCAAAGATTCTA is a genomic window of Campylobacter devanensis containing:
- a CDS encoding LbetaH domain-containing protein — translated: MRIKVNKFVREYLEELNVLIIYSNGKICRYKDDEMIKVPDSGFMEEYSTIYQGNNACQMGSFSYSNAIIPRLDIKMGRYCSIAVGLNFIAGKHPLDTISTSSFIYDPNFYIFKDASIERIKKSKISKII
- a CDS encoding MGMT family protein, whose translation is MNFNQEVYNLLRLIPKGKVVTYSQIALCLGNVKLARAVGNALHNNPNPKLYPCHRVVNRKGELSKAFAFGGSGAQMKMLVDENTQFDRFNRVRLDICGFDIEKFIKSQN